Proteins encoded in a region of the Orcinus orca chromosome 8, mOrcOrc1.1, whole genome shotgun sequence genome:
- the GVQW3 gene encoding protein GVQW3 isoform X1: MSDRYLEQRISIKFCVKLNKSASETHHLLKEAYGDEVMSRARVFDWHKRFKEGREDIRDDARSGRPVTHRTDENIQKVKDLVCSNRQLTVRMMAEELNLDKETVRLILKENLNMRKVSAKVISGILKDEPKPRKLDFRSDHSKETRKNSSCVREKVTNSEPWSHLQCEAGGEMPLPVSHPKIPPASQLLQTSSSTSLPSRAAQDWFTPW, encoded by the coding sequence ATGAGTGACCGATATCTAGAACAAAGGATTAGTATCAAATTCTGCGTGAAATTGAACAAGTCTGCAAGTGAAACTCACCATCTTTTAAAAGAAGCTTATGGGGATGAAGTCATGTCAAGGGCCAGAGTTTTCGACTGGCATAAAAGGTTTAAAGAAGGGCGGGAAGACATTCGAGATGATGCCCGAAGTGGTCGTCCAGTCACCCACCGGACGGATGAAAATATCCAGAAGGTCAAGGACTTGGTTTGTTCGAATAGGCAGTTAACTGTGAGGATGATGGCTGAAGAGTTAAATTTAGATAAAGAAACCGTTAGGCTCATTCTGAAAGAAAACTTGAATATGAGGAAGGTATCTGCAAAAGTTATATCGGGTATTTTGAAGGATGAGCCTAAACCTCGAAAACTTGACTTTCGGTCTGATCATTCAAAGGAAACTAGGAAAAATAGCTCATGTGTGAGGGAAAAAGTAACAAATTCTGAACCATGGAGTCATCTCCAGTGCGAAGCTGGTGGGGAAATGCCTCTGCCTGTATCCCATCCCAAAATCCCTCCTGCCAGCCAGCTGCTGCAGACTTCATCTTCAACAAGCCTTCCCAGCAGGGCGGCTCAGGATTGGTTCACACCGTGGTGA